A genome region from Ottowia testudinis includes the following:
- the rplU gene encoding 50S ribosomal protein L21, whose protein sequence is MYAVIKTGGKQYRVAAGEKIKVEQIAADVGQEITFDQVLAVGNGGDLQIGAPLVSGASVVAKVVAHGKHDKVRIFKMRRRKHYQKRQGHRQGYTELEIGTISGAGKSKE, encoded by the coding sequence ATGTACGCGGTCATAAAAACCGGTGGCAAGCAGTATCGCGTGGCTGCCGGCGAAAAAATTAAAGTAGAACAGATTGCTGCGGACGTTGGCCAGGAGATCACGTTCGATCAGGTGTTGGCTGTCGGCAACGGCGGCGACCTGCAGATCGGCGCACCCCTGGTGTCCGGCGCTTCCGTGGTGGCCAAGGTGGTCGCCCATGGCAAGCACGACAAGGTGCGCATCTTCAAGATGCGCCGTCGCAAGCACTATCAAAAGCGCCAGGGCCATCGCCAGGGCTATACCGAACTCGAGATCGGCACCATCAGCGGTGCCGGCAAGTCCAAGGAGTAA
- the rpmA gene encoding 50S ribosomal protein L27 — MAQKKGGGSTRNGRDSKPKMLGVKVFGGQTITAGAIIVRQRGTRFHAGANVGVGKDHTLFALVDGQVSFATKGALNKHVVLVTPAA, encoded by the coding sequence ATGGCACAGAAAAAAGGCGGCGGCTCCACGCGAAACGGCCGCGATTCCAAGCCCAAGATGCTGGGCGTCAAGGTGTTCGGCGGCCAGACCATTACCGCTGGCGCCATCATCGTGCGCCAGCGCGGCACGCGCTTTCACGCGGGGGCTAACGTCGGCGTCGGCAAGGACCACACCCTGTTCGCCTTGGTTGATGGACAGGTGTCGTTCGCGACCAAGGGCGCGCTGAACAAGCACG